Proteins encoded by one window of Orbaceae bacterium BiB:
- a CDS encoding MucB/RseB C-terminal domain-containing protein, which produces MIINLFKVNDYKITLKQLKISLVAFLFMFSFSVSASSAIQNNSSDSPVTSANDSPISILYNMQDAVLHSDYQIYYVVEESAEDSRTLRYRHLNINDNSYAQLLYLEGSAKEIILYADTVSYFQPESASFSFPTKRIIEAFPDVIYSNFNELSKYYDFVLLGKARTANRNSKLIRIVPKDKDRYNYVVWIDDESHLPLRIDLLDLETNIIRQQKVLSVDMNFDKQKFKNNLESRNYPILFPANSKNKDFNSWQVNWLPNGFTESAAYNVNYEQLTIDTRLFSDGIFSFTVNVSEASSPEKTTHIVTQGIKTIYSTNLNNMNVVIIGNIPLDTIEKIAKNISNK; this is translated from the coding sequence ATGATAATTAATTTATTTAAAGTGAATGACTACAAGATTACCTTAAAGCAACTTAAAATTAGTTTAGTTGCTTTTTTGTTTATGTTCTCTTTTAGCGTTTCAGCTAGTAGTGCTATACAAAATAATAGCAGTGATTCGCCTGTTACAAGTGCGAATGACTCACCTATTTCTATTTTGTATAATATGCAAGATGCCGTATTACATAGTGATTATCAAATTTACTATGTTGTTGAAGAGTCAGCAGAAGATTCCAGAACATTGCGCTATCGTCATCTAAATATCAATGATAATAGTTATGCTCAATTGCTGTATTTAGAAGGTTCTGCGAAAGAAATTATTTTGTATGCAGATACCGTTAGTTATTTTCAACCAGAAAGTGCCTCATTCTCTTTTCCGACTAAACGTATTATTGAAGCTTTTCCTGATGTTATTTATTCTAATTTCAATGAATTAAGCAAGTACTATGATTTTGTTTTATTAGGTAAAGCTAGAACGGCTAATCGCAATAGTAAATTAATTAGAATCGTTCCAAAAGATAAAGATCGCTATAATTATGTCGTTTGGATTGATGATGAGAGCCACTTACCTCTGCGTATTGATCTACTTGATTTAGAGACTAATATCATTAGACAACAGAAAGTGCTATCTGTAGATATGAATTTTGATAAGCAAAAATTTAAAAATAATCTTGAGAGTCGCAATTATCCAATCTTATTTCCTGCTAATTCAAAAAATAAAGATTTCAATTCATGGCAAGTTAATTGGTTGCCAAATGGATTTACGGAAAGTGCTGCTTATAATGTTAATTATGAGCAATTAACTATTGATACACGTTTATTTTCTGATGGTATTTTTTCCTTTACTGTCAATGTATCCGAAGCATCATCGCCAGAAAAAACAACCCATATTGTAACCCAAGGGATTAAGACGATCTATTCGACTAATCTGAACAATATGAATGTTGTAATTATTGGTAATATTCCTCTTGATACAATAGAAAAAATTGCAAAAAATATTAGTAATAAATAG
- a CDS encoding RseA family anti-sigma factor translates to MLKDQKDQKEQLSSFMDDNECQTECVDAVVNDVELQQYWYRCHVARDAMQGKLHDSTLTLDIASRVADAIAFDDLYEQTMIEQPVSIQPVNLFWVKVKDVIGKLGQVGLAACVTLAVIAGVQYQQTPSGDAPVLNTVPMNVNISPVGGKGTETSNYGVLHTKMDQQQYNKIRLLIQDYELQKRLSPQ, encoded by the coding sequence ATGTTAAAAGATCAAAAAGATCAAAAAGAACAACTATCATCATTTATGGACGATAATGAGTGCCAAACTGAATGTGTTGATGCCGTTGTTAATGATGTTGAACTACAGCAGTATTGGTATCGTTGTCATGTCGCGCGTGATGCGATGCAAGGTAAATTGCATGATTCTACCTTGACATTAGATATTGCTAGCCGAGTTGCTGATGCTATTGCTTTTGATGACTTATATGAACAGACTATGATAGAACAGCCTGTATCAATTCAGCCTGTGAATTTATTTTGGGTTAAAGTTAAAGATGTCATTGGTAAGTTAGGACAGGTTGGGTTAGCGGCTTGTGTTACATTAGCTGTTATAGCTGGAGTTCAATATCAGCAGACACCTTCTGGTGATGCTCCTGTTTTAAATACTGTTCCAATGAATGTCAATATTTCACCAGTAGGTGGGAAGGGCACTGAAACGAGTAATTATGGCGTTTTGCATACTAAAATGGATCAACAACAATACAATAAAATACGTTTATTGATTCAAGATTATGAACTGCAAAAACGTTTGAGTCCTCAATAA
- the rpoE gene encoding RNA polymerase sigma factor RpoE, producing MGEQVNDQVLVDRVLAGNKNAFNLLVTRYQNRLAYLVSRYVSSSEVPDVVQETFIRAYRSLSSFKGESVFYTWLYRIAVNTAKNYLIAQGRRPPASDIDAVEAETYEGSDLLRDIDNPESLVLSNEIKKVVFQTIESLPEDLKTAITLREIDGLSYEEIAEIMNTPVGTVRSRIFRAREVIDEKLKPLLS from the coding sequence ATGGGAGAACAAGTAAACGATCAAGTATTGGTTGACCGAGTGCTTGCTGGTAACAAAAATGCCTTTAATCTTTTGGTGACACGTTATCAAAATAGATTGGCATATTTGGTATCTCGCTATGTATCATCGTCAGAAGTACCTGATGTGGTGCAAGAAACATTTATTCGAGCCTATCGTTCGTTAAGTTCTTTTAAGGGTGAAAGTGTATTTTATACTTGGCTATATAGAATTGCAGTAAATACAGCTAAAAATTACTTGATTGCACAGGGGCGTCGTCCACCCGCGTCAGATATTGATGCAGTAGAAGCAGAAACATACGAAGGCTCTGATTTATTAAGAGATATTGATAATCCAGAAAGCTTAGTTTTATCAAATGAAATAAAAAAGGTGGTATTTCAAACAATTGAATCACTACCCGAAGACTTAAAAACAGCTATAACATTAAGAGAAATAGATGGTTTGAGTTATGAGGAAATTGCAGAAATAATGAACACACCAGTTGGTACTGTGCGTTCACGTATTTTTAGAGCTCGTGAAGTTATTGACGAGAAATTGAAACCTTTGTTAAGTTAA